One genomic region from Longimicrobium sp. encodes:
- a CDS encoding glutamate-cysteine ligase family protein, with protein MLEPGALAADLRDNAFGGRRRSLRPPSIGAEVELIPVDTETRAIVPIISPEGLSTLPFLRRFAERHAWKETASVYGMPNWLLPDGGTITFEPGGQIELSAPPFRSASALLRSLRTVVRPLIDAARDEGMELLSVGIDPVNAVGDIPLQLPGERYVRLTRFLEDCGTGGTRMMRQTAAFQCNLDWGADAPARWRFLNALTPYLVAVFANSPVYRGEDTGERSFRARVWRELDGGRTGIFACAADPVPEYLQFALDAPAILIHQDHDGWPTFGEWNERGVVEMEDWHTHLTTLFPDVRPKGFVEVRSADAVPPEWYAAPVVLLGGLCYHEPSFAAAREIVGAPDPALLAHAGRAGLRDERIAAAARDLFALALEGAEALGPAFLCPADLEEARAFHDTYTARALSPADDARLPEPMAAD; from the coding sequence ATGCTGGAGCCGGGCGCCTTGGCCGCGGATCTCCGCGACAACGCCTTCGGCGGCCGCCGGCGGTCGCTCCGCCCACCGTCCATCGGCGCCGAGGTGGAGCTGATCCCGGTGGACACGGAGACGCGCGCCATCGTCCCCATCATCTCGCCCGAAGGCCTCTCCACCCTCCCCTTCCTCCGCCGCTTCGCGGAGCGGCACGCGTGGAAGGAGACGGCTTCCGTCTACGGGATGCCCAACTGGCTGCTGCCGGACGGGGGGACGATCACCTTCGAGCCGGGCGGGCAGATCGAGCTCAGCGCGCCGCCCTTCCGCTCCGCGAGTGCGCTGCTGCGGAGCCTGCGCACCGTCGTCCGCCCGCTGATCGACGCCGCGCGCGACGAGGGGATGGAGCTGTTGAGCGTGGGGATCGACCCCGTGAACGCGGTGGGCGACATCCCCCTGCAGCTTCCCGGCGAGCGCTACGTGCGGCTGACGCGCTTCCTGGAAGACTGCGGCACCGGCGGCACGCGGATGATGCGGCAGACGGCGGCCTTCCAGTGCAACCTCGACTGGGGCGCCGACGCGCCCGCGCGGTGGCGCTTCCTGAACGCGCTGACGCCGTACCTCGTCGCCGTCTTCGCCAACTCGCCCGTCTACCGCGGCGAGGACACGGGCGAGCGCAGCTTCCGCGCGCGCGTCTGGCGCGAGCTGGACGGCGGCCGCACGGGGATCTTCGCGTGCGCCGCCGACCCCGTCCCCGAGTATCTGCAGTTCGCGCTCGACGCGCCGGCGATCCTGATCCACCAGGACCACGACGGGTGGCCGACGTTCGGCGAGTGGAACGAGCGGGGGGTGGTGGAGATGGAGGACTGGCACACGCACCTGACCACCCTCTTCCCCGACGTGCGGCCGAAGGGGTTCGTGGAGGTGCGCTCGGCCGACGCGGTGCCGCCGGAGTGGTACGCGGCGCCGGTGGTGCTCCTGGGCGGGCTGTGCTACCACGAGCCGTCGTTCGCCGCCGCGCGGGAGATCGTGGGCGCGCCCGACCCCGCGCTGCTCGCCCACGCCGGCCGCGCCGGCCTGCGCGACGAGCGCATCGCGGCGGCGGCGCGCGACCTGTTCGCGCTGGCGCTGGAAGGCGCCGAGGCGCTGGGCCCCGCCTTCCTCTGCCCCGCCGACCTGGAGGAGGCGCGCGCCTTCCACGACACCTACACCGCGCGCGCCCTCTCCCCCGCCGACGACGCGCGCCTTCCCGAGCCGATGGCGGCGGACTGA
- the egtD gene encoding L-histidine N(alpha)-methyltransferase — protein sequence MTDTLSPAAAGMLAEIRDGLGRPQKELPPKYFYDERGSELFEEITRLPEYYLTRTERVLLRRWMPEWIWALQPKSLVELGAGSAEKTRIVLDAIRDAVGFAAYVPVDVSADFLEATALRLSAEYPTLDVIPVVADMTADFALPPELPHPVLHAFLGSTIGNFAPDEAVALLRRVRHRMWSGDVFLMGVDLRKDPQVIELAYNDAAGVTAEFNRNMLRVVNSLAGADFDPAAYDHLAFYNTAAHRIEMHLVAREAQTVTIPGAGVFTVDAGETIRTEISCKHDRASVEEMLRGAGMRLTAWETDGEGLYAILLAAAE from the coding sequence ATGACTGACACGCTCTCGCCCGCCGCGGCGGGAATGCTGGCGGAGATCCGCGACGGCCTGGGCCGTCCGCAGAAGGAGCTGCCGCCCAAGTACTTCTACGACGAGCGCGGCTCCGAGCTGTTCGAGGAGATCACGCGCCTCCCCGAGTACTACCTGACGCGCACCGAGCGCGTGCTGCTGCGCCGGTGGATGCCCGAGTGGATCTGGGCGCTGCAGCCGAAGTCGCTGGTGGAGCTGGGCGCGGGGAGCGCGGAGAAGACGCGCATCGTGCTCGACGCCATCCGCGACGCGGTGGGCTTCGCCGCGTACGTTCCCGTGGACGTGAGCGCGGACTTCCTCGAGGCGACGGCGCTCCGCCTCTCGGCCGAGTACCCGACGCTCGACGTGATCCCCGTCGTGGCGGACATGACGGCGGACTTCGCGCTGCCGCCGGAGCTGCCGCATCCCGTGCTGCACGCCTTCCTGGGAAGCACCATTGGCAACTTCGCGCCGGACGAGGCCGTCGCATTGCTCCGCCGCGTGCGCCACCGCATGTGGAGCGGCGACGTGTTCCTGATGGGCGTGGACCTGCGCAAGGATCCGCAGGTGATCGAGCTGGCCTACAACGACGCGGCGGGGGTGACGGCGGAGTTCAACCGCAACATGCTGCGCGTGGTCAACTCGCTGGCCGGCGCGGACTTCGACCCCGCGGCGTACGACCACCTGGCCTTCTACAACACCGCCGCGCACCGCATCGAGATGCACCTGGTGGCGCGCGAGGCGCAGACCGTCACCATCCCCGGCGCCGGCGTGTTCACCGTCGACGCCGGAGAGACGATCCGCACCGAGATCTCCTGCAAGCACGACCGCGCCAGCGTGGAGGAGATGCTGCGCGGCGCGGGGATGCGACTGACGGCGTGGGAGACGGACGGCGAGGGGCTGTACGCCATCCTCCTGGCCGCGGCGGAGTGA
- the egtB gene encoding ergothioneine biosynthesis protein EgtB → MTPTHAPSPREIAELLLDARARTLLLVGSVPEAELMAQHNRLMSPIVWDLGHIAHFEELWLVRNLSGPVEFGEMPGIFNPCENPRSVRGQLQLPGLGASLDNMAETRQRVLSHLENGGAPRGDDPLLRGGYVYRMVLQHEYQHNETILQALQLKEDPFYRAPRAIATPPGRPVAADGDGMVRFPGGRVEIGTGDRGAAYDNERPRHAVDLRPFRIGAWPVTNGEYQRFIDDGGYDRPELWTEAGWAHRQEAGLFAPQFWRREDDGTWMTRSMDREMEVDPQRPVCHVCWYEADAYARWAGGRLPTEQEWEAAASWDPATGAKRDYPWGDEPATAYDANLDQLAFETAQVGAYPRNLSPIGCYGMIGDVWEWTSSDFAGYPGYETFPYKEYSEVFFGPEYKVLRGGSWATRPGAIRGTFRNWDYPIRRQIFSGFRIVRDD, encoded by the coding sequence ATGACCCCCACCCACGCGCCTTCCCCGCGCGAAATCGCGGAGCTGCTGCTGGATGCGCGCGCGCGTACGCTCCTGCTGGTGGGCTCCGTGCCCGAGGCGGAGCTGATGGCGCAGCACAACCGGCTGATGAGCCCCATCGTGTGGGACCTGGGGCACATCGCGCACTTCGAGGAGCTCTGGCTGGTCCGCAACCTCTCCGGCCCCGTGGAGTTCGGCGAGATGCCGGGGATCTTCAACCCGTGCGAGAACCCCCGCTCCGTCCGCGGCCAGCTGCAGCTTCCCGGGCTGGGCGCGTCGCTCGACAACATGGCCGAGACGCGGCAGCGCGTCCTCAGCCACCTGGAGAACGGCGGCGCCCCGCGCGGCGACGACCCGCTGCTGCGCGGCGGCTACGTGTACCGCATGGTGCTCCAGCACGAGTACCAGCACAACGAGACGATCCTGCAGGCGCTGCAGCTGAAGGAAGATCCCTTCTACCGCGCCCCGCGCGCCATCGCCACGCCGCCGGGCCGCCCCGTTGCCGCCGACGGGGACGGGATGGTGCGCTTCCCCGGCGGGCGGGTGGAAATCGGCACCGGCGACCGCGGCGCCGCCTACGACAACGAGCGCCCGCGCCACGCCGTCGACCTCCGCCCCTTCCGCATCGGCGCGTGGCCGGTGACCAACGGCGAGTACCAGCGCTTCATCGACGACGGGGGATACGACCGCCCGGAGCTTTGGACCGAGGCCGGGTGGGCGCACCGCCAGGAGGCCGGCCTGTTCGCCCCGCAGTTCTGGCGGCGCGAGGACGACGGAACGTGGATGACGCGCTCGATGGACCGGGAGATGGAGGTCGATCCCCAGCGCCCCGTCTGCCACGTCTGCTGGTACGAGGCCGACGCGTACGCGCGCTGGGCCGGCGGGCGGCTACCGACGGAGCAGGAGTGGGAGGCCGCCGCGTCGTGGGACCCGGCGACGGGAGCGAAGCGCGACTACCCGTGGGGCGACGAGCCTGCGACCGCGTACGACGCCAACCTCGACCAGCTCGCCTTCGAGACGGCGCAGGTCGGCGCGTATCCCCGCAACCTCAGCCCCATCGGCTGCTACGGGATGATCGGCGACGTGTGGGAGTGGACGTCGAGCGACTTCGCGGGGTATCCCGGCTACGAGACCTTTCCGTACAAGGAGTACTCCGAAGTCTTCTTCGGGCCGGAGTACAAGGTGCTGCGCGGCGGCAGCTGGGCCACTCGCCCGGGCGCCATCCGCGGCACCTTCCGCAACTGGGACTATCCCATCCGCCGGCAGATCTTCAGCGGCTTCAGGATCGTGCGCGATGACTGA
- a CDS encoding ATP-binding cassette domain-containing protein, with translation MTDGRVVLAAEGVLKRYGEAAALDGVSLEVRAGECVALVGESGSGKTTLLRCFNRMTEVDAGTVRVDGDDVAALDPVELRRRVGYVPQEGGLLPHWTVLRNAALVPWLRGDGQAERRAAEALAWVGLPAERFGGRWPRELSGGQRQRVAIARALAASPSIVLLDEPFGALDAITRAELQTAFDALRRRLETTAVFVTHDLHEAALLADRIAVLRSGRIEQVAAPAELLAAPATDYVGDLLARARMVAA, from the coding sequence ATGACGGACGGACGGGTGGTGCTGGCGGCGGAGGGCGTGCTCAAGCGCTACGGCGAGGCCGCGGCGCTCGACGGCGTGTCGCTCGAGGTGCGGGCGGGGGAGTGCGTGGCGCTCGTCGGCGAGAGCGGGTCGGGGAAGACGACGCTGCTGCGCTGCTTCAATCGCATGACCGAGGTCGACGCCGGCACCGTGCGCGTGGACGGCGACGACGTGGCCGCGCTCGATCCGGTGGAGCTGCGGCGGCGCGTGGGCTACGTGCCGCAGGAGGGTGGGCTGCTGCCGCACTGGACGGTGCTGCGCAACGCCGCGCTCGTTCCCTGGCTGCGCGGTGACGGGCAGGCGGAGCGGCGCGCGGCCGAGGCGCTGGCGTGGGTAGGGCTGCCGGCGGAGCGCTTCGGCGGAAGATGGCCGCGCGAGCTTTCGGGCGGGCAGCGGCAGCGCGTGGCCATCGCGCGGGCGCTGGCGGCCAGCCCAAGCATCGTGTTGCTCGACGAGCCGTTCGGCGCGCTCGACGCCATCACCCGCGCGGAGCTGCAGACGGCGTTCGACGCGCTGCGCCGGCGCCTGGAGACCACCGCCGTGTTCGTCACCCACGACCTGCACGAGGCCGCGCTCCTGGCCGACCGCATCGCCGTGCTGCGCAGCGGCCGCATCGAGCAGGTGGCCGCGCCAGCCGAGCTCCTCGCCGCGCCCGCGACGGACTACGTGGGCGACCTGCTGGCGCGGGCGCGGATGGTGGCGGCGTGA
- a CDS encoding glycine betaine ABC transporter substrate-binding protein — MVVAAISIALLALTAPLSAQPSSSPSPATSRPVVVASKPFGESYLLAEMFAQVLEARGIRADRRLGLGATEIAFGALRTGAIDLYPEYTGTGLTAILHEEPRGDAGAVFGRVSREFEARWGVHWLPPLGFENTYAIAVRRETARRYGLRTLTDLARASPRLTAGFTPDFIGRPDGLPGLTRAYGLHPREVRSLVQAVKYRALAEGAVDVVDGYSTDGLLAKYDLVVLEDDKRFFPPYEAAAMVGPRLWRESPAAVAELARLSGRLDVARMRELNRRVEVDGQPVARVASDALREMRLLQGAASPRAAAADATARDASLAAYMWARRGELLRQGLRHLLLVLLSLAAAVAVAVPLGVMLERTRGAAEGAIRGAGVLQTIPSIALLAFMIPLLGIGVAPALVALWLYSLYPILRHTYSGVRDADPNAVEAARALGMSPGQVLRHVRLPLAAPAIMAGVRTAAVIDVGTATLAAFIGAGGLGDPIVAGLALTDTRMILSGAIPAALLALGVDAALGLAERAVRPRGIG, encoded by the coding sequence GTGGTTGTTGCAGCGATTTCAATCGCCCTGCTAGCCCTCACCGCACCCCTCTCCGCGCAGCCATCATCATCCCCATCCCCCGCGACCTCCCGTCCGGTCGTCGTCGCGTCGAAACCGTTCGGGGAGAGCTACCTGCTGGCGGAGATGTTCGCGCAGGTGCTGGAGGCGCGCGGCATCCGCGCCGACCGCCGCCTGGGGCTGGGCGCGACGGAGATCGCGTTCGGGGCGCTGCGCACGGGGGCGATCGACCTCTACCCGGAGTACACGGGGACCGGGCTGACGGCCATCCTGCACGAGGAGCCGCGCGGCGACGCGGGCGCGGTGTTCGGCCGCGTGTCGCGCGAGTTCGAGGCGCGCTGGGGGGTGCACTGGCTGCCGCCGCTCGGCTTCGAGAACACCTACGCCATAGCCGTGCGGCGCGAGACGGCGCGGAGGTACGGGCTGCGCACGCTCACCGACCTGGCGCGGGCGTCGCCGCGGCTGACGGCGGGGTTCACGCCGGACTTCATCGGGCGGCCGGACGGGCTCCCCGGCCTCACGCGCGCGTACGGGCTGCACCCGCGCGAAGTCCGTTCGCTGGTGCAGGCGGTGAAGTACCGCGCGCTGGCCGAGGGCGCCGTCGACGTGGTGGACGGCTATTCGACCGACGGGCTGCTGGCGAAGTACGACCTCGTGGTGCTGGAGGACGACAAGCGCTTCTTTCCGCCGTACGAGGCCGCGGCGATGGTGGGCCCCCGCCTCTGGCGCGAATCCCCCGCCGCCGTCGCCGAGCTGGCGCGGCTGAGCGGACGGCTGGACGTGGCGCGGATGCGCGAGCTGAACCGCCGCGTGGAGGTCGACGGCCAGCCCGTCGCGCGCGTTGCGTCCGATGCGCTTCGGGAGATGAGACTGCTGCAGGGCGCCGCGTCGCCCCGCGCGGCGGCGGCGGATGCGACGGCGCGCGACGCGTCGCTCGCGGCGTACATGTGGGCGCGGCGCGGGGAGCTGCTGCGGCAGGGGCTGCGGCACCTGCTGCTGGTGCTGCTCTCGCTCGCCGCCGCGGTGGCCGTCGCGGTGCCGCTGGGGGTGATGCTGGAGCGGACGCGCGGCGCGGCCGAGGGCGCCATCCGCGGCGCGGGCGTGCTGCAGACCATCCCCAGCATCGCCCTGCTGGCGTTCATGATCCCGTTGCTGGGGATCGGGGTGGCACCGGCGCTGGTGGCGCTCTGGCTGTACTCGCTCTACCCCATCCTCCGCCACACCTACAGCGGCGTGCGCGACGCCGACCCCAACGCCGTCGAGGCCGCCCGCGCGCTGGGGATGAGCCCCGGCCAGGTGCTGCGCCACGTGCGCCTTCCCCTCGCCGCGCCGGCGATCATGGCCGGCGTCCGCACCGCCGCGGTGATCGACGTGGGCACGGCCACGCTGGCCGCGTTCATCGGCGCGGGCGGCCTGGGCGACCCGATCGTGGCGGGCCTCGCGCTCACCGACACGCGCATGATCCTCTCCGGCGCCATCCCCGCCGCGCTCCTGGCGCTGGGGGTGGACGCCGCGCTGGGCCTCGCCGAGCGCGCCGTCCGCCCGCGAGGGATCGGGTAA
- a CDS encoding murein L,D-transpeptidase catalytic domain family protein, which translates to MEKLPDPFDFLEGGDLEAASAESIAEAAALPGQFPAAAVGITEIAATPFAHLDPNGVVPKKLLAEALGFFQAHQDKFPNKGHISVLDYSQSSSVARFHIVDMATGQVESFHMANGVGSEPDHDGIAHKFSNVPGSNCSSLGFVRTAETYEGKHGFSLRLDGLSDTNSNLRVRAVVVHGADYVHDKAVIQGRSNGCPATSMANRTRVINMIKGGSLMYFARSAA; encoded by the coding sequence ATGGAAAAGCTGCCCGATCCGTTCGACTTCCTCGAGGGCGGCGACCTCGAGGCCGCGTCCGCCGAGAGCATCGCCGAGGCCGCGGCGCTCCCCGGCCAGTTCCCCGCCGCGGCGGTGGGGATCACGGAGATCGCGGCCACGCCGTTCGCGCATCTCGATCCAAACGGCGTCGTTCCGAAGAAGCTGCTGGCCGAGGCGCTGGGCTTCTTCCAGGCGCACCAGGACAAGTTCCCCAACAAGGGCCACATCTCGGTGCTGGACTACTCGCAGAGCTCCAGCGTGGCGCGCTTCCACATCGTCGACATGGCCACGGGGCAGGTGGAGTCGTTCCACATGGCCAACGGCGTGGGCTCGGAGCCGGACCACGACGGCATCGCGCACAAGTTCAGCAACGTGCCGGGCTCCAACTGCAGCTCGCTGGGATTCGTGCGCACGGCCGAGACGTACGAGGGGAAGCACGGCTTCTCGCTGCGGCTGGACGGGCTGTCGGACACCAACTCGAACCTGCGCGTGCGCGCGGTGGTGGTGCACGGCGCCGACTACGTGCACGACAAGGCGGTGATCCAGGGGCGCAGCAACGGCTGCCCCGCCACGTCGATGGCCAACCGCACCCGGGTCATCAACATGATCAAGGGCGGCAGCCTGATGTACTTCGCCCGCAGCGCGGCCTGA
- a CDS encoding ATP-binding protein — protein sequence MANGWRELFFGPQPEQSGMVEPVVPRRTFADVILPPSTRRQLDQALVQIRKHDVLFGDWGLGERHDTGLGLAFNFAGPPGTGKTICAEAIAHALGKKLLVVRYAELESQWAGVTGKNVSAVFMAAHEGDSVLFFDEADAIASRRFTQMDQGYQREANSVVNVLLREVEEFQGVVIFATNLAANFDPAFERRIRTHILFEMPGPEEREKIWRSQIHARKTPLADDVDFRALAERYPGSGGDIKNAVLKAAQAAIAEPGEDAQKRITQHHFLQAMDEVLSAKRVMDQSLFGAAAAASGLPMPWSADGASVAGADELRDDVSALAARLVEVEDALVTVPEALKRIDAGRGETQRRLEQLATTAEQEREAARAVLAQHQAAWERRLNMVLAAAAVAVVLAVVAIVLAVIG from the coding sequence ATGGCAAACGGCTGGCGTGAGCTGTTCTTCGGGCCGCAGCCCGAGCAGTCGGGGATGGTGGAGCCGGTCGTTCCCCGGCGCACCTTCGCGGACGTGATCCTGCCGCCCAGCACGCGGCGGCAGCTGGACCAGGCGCTGGTGCAGATCCGCAAGCACGACGTGCTGTTCGGCGACTGGGGCCTCGGCGAGCGGCACGACACCGGGCTGGGGCTGGCGTTCAACTTCGCCGGGCCGCCGGGCACGGGAAAGACGATCTGCGCCGAGGCCATCGCCCACGCGCTGGGGAAGAAGCTGCTCGTCGTGCGCTACGCCGAGCTGGAGAGCCAGTGGGCGGGGGTGACGGGGAAGAACGTGTCGGCCGTGTTCATGGCGGCGCACGAGGGCGACTCGGTGCTCTTCTTCGACGAGGCCGACGCCATCGCCAGCCGCCGCTTCACGCAGATGGACCAGGGCTACCAGCGCGAGGCCAACTCCGTCGTGAACGTGCTGCTGCGCGAGGTGGAGGAGTTCCAGGGGGTGGTGATCTTCGCCACCAACCTGGCGGCCAACTTCGACCCGGCCTTCGAGCGGCGAATCCGCACGCACATCCTGTTCGAGATGCCGGGGCCCGAGGAGCGCGAGAAGATCTGGCGCTCGCAGATCCACGCGCGGAAGACGCCGCTGGCCGACGACGTGGACTTCCGCGCGCTGGCCGAGCGCTACCCCGGCAGCGGCGGCGACATCAAGAACGCGGTGCTGAAGGCCGCGCAGGCCGCCATCGCCGAGCCGGGCGAGGACGCGCAGAAGCGCATCACCCAGCACCACTTCCTGCAGGCGATGGACGAGGTGCTGTCGGCCAAGCGGGTGATGGACCAGTCGCTCTTCGGCGCCGCCGCGGCCGCGTCGGGCCTGCCCATGCCCTGGAGCGCGGATGGCGCCTCGGTCGCGGGGGCGGACGAGCTGCGCGACGACGTCTCCGCCCTCGCCGCGCGGCTGGTGGAGGTGGAGGACGCGCTGGTGACGGTGCCCGAAGCGCTCAAGCGGATCGATGCCGGCCGCGGCGAGACGCAGCGCCGCCTGGAGCAGCTCGCCACCACGGCCGAGCAGGAGCGCGAGGCCGCGCGCGCCGTCCTGGCCCAGCACCAGGCCGCCTGGGAGCGCCGCCTGAACATGGTGCTCGCCGCGGCCGCCGTCGCCGTCGTGCTGGCGGTCGTCGCGATCGTGCTGGCGGTGATCGGATAG
- a CDS encoding NAD(P)/FAD-dependent oxidoreductase — MPESPEYDVIVIGGGPAGLAGALWLARYRHSVRLFDAQDPRNKETWAVHGYFGVDEPGPLELRAIGRQQATNAGAEFEAAVVRTVEGEEDDFRVTLLDDRVFRARRLLFATGLKDIKPEIPGFDDFYGSSIWHCPDCDGPSIAGKKVAIIGWGESIAKYALYFLTWTDDLTVLTHSHPRDMSAEALETLREHRIGVNQRAVTALEGADGKLERVRFHDGTSEAFEALFFHVATGPGSTLPQDMGCEVDDEGIVQVDKDFATSVPGVYAAGDITPGTRLVIRAAYEGTRAAIGIHKSLIPQEEKIGR, encoded by the coding sequence ATGCCGGAATCCCCAGAGTACGACGTGATCGTGATCGGCGGCGGGCCGGCGGGGCTGGCTGGCGCGCTCTGGCTGGCGCGCTATCGCCACAGCGTGCGCCTGTTCGACGCGCAGGACCCGCGCAACAAGGAGACGTGGGCGGTGCACGGCTACTTCGGCGTCGACGAGCCGGGCCCGCTTGAGCTGCGCGCCATCGGCCGGCAACAGGCCACAAACGCCGGCGCCGAGTTCGAAGCGGCGGTGGTCAGGACGGTGGAGGGCGAGGAGGACGACTTCCGCGTGACGCTGCTGGACGACCGCGTCTTCCGCGCGCGGCGTCTGCTCTTCGCGACGGGATTGAAGGACATCAAGCCGGAGATCCCCGGCTTCGACGACTTCTACGGCAGCAGCATCTGGCACTGCCCGGACTGCGACGGGCCGTCGATCGCCGGGAAGAAGGTGGCCATCATCGGCTGGGGCGAGTCGATCGCGAAGTACGCGCTCTACTTCCTGACGTGGACCGACGACCTGACCGTGCTCACCCACAGCCATCCCAGGGACATGTCCGCCGAGGCGCTGGAGACCCTGCGGGAGCACAGGATCGGGGTGAACCAGAGGGCGGTGACGGCGCTGGAGGGGGCGGACGGGAAGCTGGAGCGCGTGCGCTTCCACGACGGCACCAGCGAGGCGTTCGAGGCGCTCTTCTTCCACGTCGCGACAGGGCCGGGATCGACGCTGCCGCAGGACATGGGATGCGAGGTGGACGACGAGGGAATCGTGCAGGTGGACAAGGACTTCGCCACCAGCGTCCCCGGCGTGTACGCCGCGGGCGACATCACCCCCGGCACGCGCCTGGTGATCCGCGCCGCGTACGAGGGCACCCGCGCCGCCATCGGCATCCACAAGTCCCTCATCCCCCAGGAGGAGAAGATCGGGCGGTAG
- a CDS encoding pinensin family lanthipeptide: MKKLTLELETLSVESFVTGTDEQKIGTVHAFITLYCSDESCDHCNTLACDSREEQCMPTLDGLTCMYETCGACNPTDPNCTTYCPTGSPLNCPTGTC, encoded by the coding sequence ATGAAAAAGCTGACCCTGGAGCTGGAAACACTGTCCGTGGAGTCGTTCGTGACCGGAACCGACGAGCAGAAGATCGGCACCGTCCACGCCTTCATCACGCTGTACTGCAGCGACGAAAGCTGCGACCACTGCAACACCCTGGCCTGCGACAGCCGCGAAGAGCAGTGCATGCCCACGCTCGACGGTCTGACCTGCATGTACGAGACGTGCGGGGCGTGCAACCCCACGGACCCGAACTGCACCACCTACTGTCCCACGGGCTCCCCCCTCAACTGTCCCACGGGCACCTGCTGA